A genomic region of Kribbella sp. NBC_00382 contains the following coding sequences:
- a CDS encoding alpha-ketoacid dehydrogenase subunit beta, with amino-acid sequence MAKISLGKGINQGLRAAMEKDPKVLIMGEDIGKLGGVFRVTEGLQKDFGEDRVIDTPLAESGIIGTAVGLALRGYRPVCEIQFDGFVFPAYDQIINQVAKMHYRSMGKLKMPIVIRIPFGGGIGAVEHHSESPETLFAHVPGLKVVAAGDPVDAYWMIQQAIATDDPVVFFEPKRRYHEKAELDESTGAAYPLFKAKVVREGTDATLFCYGPMVKTCLQAAEAALEDGRNLEVVDLRSIAPLDLATIFASVKKTRRAVVVHEAPLSLGPGSEVAARVSEECFYHLEAPVLRVTGFDTPYPPSRMEEEYLPDLDRVLDAVDRVMGY; translated from the coding sequence ATGGCGAAGATCAGCTTGGGCAAGGGCATCAACCAGGGCCTGCGGGCCGCCATGGAGAAGGACCCGAAGGTCCTGATCATGGGTGAGGACATCGGCAAGCTCGGCGGCGTCTTCCGGGTCACCGAGGGGCTGCAGAAGGACTTCGGCGAGGACCGGGTGATCGACACCCCGCTGGCCGAGTCCGGCATCATCGGGACCGCGGTCGGCCTGGCGCTGCGCGGGTACCGGCCGGTGTGTGAGATCCAGTTCGACGGGTTCGTCTTCCCGGCGTACGACCAGATCATCAACCAGGTCGCCAAGATGCACTACCGGTCGATGGGCAAGCTGAAGATGCCGATCGTGATCCGGATCCCGTTCGGCGGCGGCATCGGCGCGGTCGAGCACCACTCGGAGTCGCCGGAGACGCTGTTCGCGCACGTCCCGGGGCTCAAGGTGGTCGCGGCCGGCGATCCGGTCGACGCGTACTGGATGATCCAGCAGGCGATCGCGACCGACGACCCGGTGGTCTTCTTCGAGCCGAAGCGCCGGTACCACGAGAAGGCGGAGCTGGACGAGAGTACCGGGGCGGCGTACCCGCTGTTCAAGGCGAAGGTGGTCCGCGAGGGCACCGACGCGACGCTGTTCTGCTACGGCCCGATGGTGAAGACCTGTCTGCAGGCGGCCGAGGCGGCGCTCGAGGACGGGCGCAACCTGGAGGTCGTTGACCTGCGCTCGATCGCGCCGCTGGACCTGGCGACGATCTTCGCGTCGGTCAAGAAGACCCGGCGCGCGGTCGTCGTGCACGAAGCGCCGCTGTCGCTCGGCCCGGGCTCGGAGGTCGCCGCGCGGGTCAGCGAGGAGTGCTTCTACCACCTCGAGGCGCCGGTACTGCGGGTCACCGGGTTCGACACCCCCTATCCGCCGTCGCGGATGGAGGAGGAGTACCTGCCCGACCTGGACCGGGTACTCGACGCCGTCGACCGGGTGATGGGGTACTGA
- a CDS encoding S8 family peptidase: MTPRSRTRRLSAGLAVVALAFVGAGTAAAHATPVSVTGSGAAAAAPGILMNYVVNTKPVAIHVDRAEQAIEAAGGTVVQSYGDIGVIIAQSTSTTFRTDVMLGKNGKSVQSVGATRTAAVSEGPVGAAKPAQAAAKGLQAGEATPVLDPREGEQWDMAQIKADQAHQVTDGSRRVLVGINDSGVDDTHPDLAPNFDAADSVNCVNNGVPDTTPGAWRPTTSSHGTHVAGTVAAARNGVGIVGVAPGVRIASVKVVNDDGFIYPEYSICGFVWAAEHKMDVTNHSYFIDPFEFWCKNDPDQGAVQEAVRRAVAFATSKGVLSVAAAGNSNYDLANKTTDSASPNDTTPVTRTINNDCLDIPTELPGVITVASTTNTKARSGFSNFGLNKIDVAAPGSSILSTLPGNRYGLSSGTSMASPHVTGVAALIKSSRPWLKPAEIEKALRVDADDQACPAVVDARCTGTTANNAFFGEGLVDALDGVKKY; the protein is encoded by the coding sequence TTGACCCCACGCTCGCGTACCCGTCGGCTGAGCGCCGGCCTGGCCGTCGTGGCCCTGGCGTTCGTCGGCGCCGGTACCGCCGCTGCCCACGCCACCCCCGTCTCCGTCACCGGATCGGGCGCCGCCGCGGCCGCGCCGGGGATCCTGATGAACTACGTGGTCAACACCAAGCCGGTCGCGATCCACGTCGACCGGGCCGAGCAGGCGATCGAGGCGGCCGGTGGCACCGTCGTCCAGTCGTACGGCGACATCGGCGTGATCATCGCGCAGTCGACCAGCACCACCTTCCGTACCGACGTAATGCTCGGCAAGAACGGCAAGAGCGTCCAGTCGGTCGGCGCCACCCGGACCGCCGCCGTCTCAGAGGGCCCGGTCGGTGCGGCGAAGCCCGCCCAGGCCGCCGCCAAGGGGCTGCAGGCCGGCGAGGCCACCCCGGTGCTCGACCCGCGTGAGGGCGAGCAGTGGGACATGGCCCAGATCAAGGCGGACCAGGCCCACCAGGTCACCGACGGCTCGCGCCGCGTACTGGTCGGCATCAACGACTCGGGCGTCGACGACACGCACCCGGACCTGGCGCCGAACTTCGACGCCGCCGACTCGGTCAACTGCGTCAACAACGGCGTACCGGACACCACGCCCGGCGCCTGGCGGCCGACCACCAGCTCGCACGGCACGCACGTCGCCGGCACCGTGGCCGCCGCGCGTAACGGCGTCGGCATCGTCGGTGTCGCCCCGGGCGTCCGGATCGCCTCGGTGAAGGTCGTGAACGACGACGGCTTCATCTACCCGGAGTACTCGATCTGCGGGTTCGTCTGGGCCGCCGAGCACAAGATGGACGTCACCAACCACAGCTACTTCATCGACCCGTTCGAGTTCTGGTGCAAGAACGACCCTGACCAGGGCGCGGTTCAGGAGGCAGTCCGCCGGGCCGTCGCGTTCGCGACCAGCAAAGGCGTGCTCTCCGTCGCGGCCGCCGGCAACTCGAACTACGACCTGGCGAACAAGACCACCGACTCCGCCAGCCCGAACGACACCACTCCGGTCACCCGGACGATCAACAACGACTGCCTGGACATCCCGACCGAGCTCCCGGGCGTGATCACGGTCGCCAGCACCACCAACACCAAGGCACGCAGCGGCTTCTCCAACTTCGGCCTGAACAAGATCGACGTGGCCGCACCGGGCAGCAGCATCCTGTCCACGCTGCCGGGCAACCGGTACGGCCTGTCGAGCGGTACCTCGATGGCGTCCCCGCACGTCACCGGCGTCGCCGCGCTGATCAAGTCGTCCCGCCCGTGGCTGAAGCCGGCCGAGATCGAGAAGGCCCTGCGCGTCGACGCTGACGACCAGGCCTGCCCGGCTGTCGTCGACGCCCGCTGCACCGGCACCACCGCCAACAACGCCTTCTTCGGCGAGGGCCTGGTCGACGCCCTGGACGGCGTCAAGAAGTACTGA
- a CDS encoding dihydrolipoamide acetyltransferase family protein, whose product MGIQQFRLPDVGEGLVEAEIVSWKVKVGDTVKLNDTVVEIETAKSLVELPVPFAGVVAELLVPEGETVDVGTPIISVQTEDAGSPEDLVPSIPDEETIEPGKIGGTAPGGRTAVLVGYGPKTTEAKRRPRKGGAGGPAEGLATPTPAAPAQVAPVVNEPVAPTFTPAPAEVAGGNEARVHVLAKPPVRKLAKDLGIDLGQVTATGPGGVITRGDVENHTSAPAAVAAVAAPVVSAQGDTRIPIKGVVKVMAQAMVSSAFTAPHVTEWITVDVSATMELVERLKKDKAFKELRVSPLLIVAKAVTLAARRTPIINATWDEPNQEIVIKSAVNLGIAAATPRGLIVPNIKSAESLTLPELCGALNDLVAVAREGKTQPADQAGGSFTITNVGVFGVDAGTPIINPGESAILAFGAVRKQPWVVNDEIVPRWITTLALSFDHRLIDGEKGSTFLADVAAILEDPARALMF is encoded by the coding sequence ATGGGGATCCAGCAGTTCCGCCTGCCCGACGTGGGTGAGGGCCTGGTCGAGGCCGAGATCGTCAGCTGGAAGGTCAAGGTCGGCGACACGGTCAAGCTCAACGACACCGTCGTCGAGATCGAGACCGCCAAGTCCCTGGTCGAACTCCCGGTCCCGTTCGCCGGCGTCGTCGCCGAACTCCTCGTCCCCGAAGGCGAAACGGTCGACGTCGGCACGCCGATCATCTCCGTCCAGACGGAAGATGCCGGCAGCCCCGAGGACCTCGTCCCGTCGATCCCCGACGAAGAGACGATCGAACCAGGCAAGATCGGCGGCACCGCCCCCGGCGGCCGCACCGCGGTCCTGGTCGGCTACGGCCCGAAGACCACCGAAGCCAAGCGCCGCCCCCGCAAGGGCGGAGCAGGCGGGCCGGCCGAAGGCCTGGCCACGCCGACCCCGGCGGCTCCGGCTCAGGTCGCCCCCGTAGTAAACGAGCCGGTCGCGCCTACCTTCACCCCGGCTCCGGCCGAGGTTGCCGGAGGCAACGAGGCGCGGGTGCATGTGCTGGCGAAGCCGCCGGTGCGGAAGCTTGCGAAGGATCTGGGGATTGATCTCGGGCAGGTGACTGCTACCGGGCCGGGTGGGGTTATCACCCGCGGGGATGTGGAGAACCACACCTCGGCGCCCGCGGCGGTGGCTGCTGTTGCTGCTCCTGTGGTGAGTGCGCAGGGGGACACCCGGATTCCGATCAAGGGTGTGGTGAAGGTGATGGCGCAGGCGATGGTGAGCAGTGCGTTCACCGCGCCGCATGTGACCGAGTGGATCACCGTCGACGTCAGCGCCACGATGGAGCTGGTCGAGCGGCTCAAGAAGGACAAGGCGTTCAAGGAGTTGCGGGTCTCGCCGCTGCTGATCGTCGCCAAGGCGGTCACCCTGGCGGCCCGGCGTACGCCGATCATCAACGCCACCTGGGACGAGCCCAACCAGGAGATCGTGATCAAGAGCGCGGTCAACCTCGGCATCGCCGCGGCCACCCCGCGCGGGCTGATCGTGCCGAACATCAAGTCGGCCGAATCGCTCACCCTGCCCGAGCTGTGCGGCGCCCTGAACGACCTGGTCGCCGTCGCCCGCGAGGGCAAGACCCAGCCGGCCGACCAGGCCGGTGGCTCGTTCACGATCACCAACGTCGGCGTCTTCGGCGTCGACGCCGGTACGCCGATCATCAACCCCGGCGAATCCGCGATCCTCGCCTTCGGCGCGGTCCGCAAACAGCCGTGGGTGGTCAACGACGAGATCGTCCCCCGCTGGATCACCACCCTCGCGCTGTCCTTCGACCACCGCCTGATCGACGGCGAAAAGGGCTCCACCTTCCTCGCCGACGTAGCCGCCATCCTCGAGGACCCAGCCCGCGCACTGATGTTCTGA
- a CDS encoding MFS transporter: MTELVFPLGGRRAWAVWATAVFTYLVTVLHRGSMSVAGLQAAERFHISASALASFTVVQLTVYAAMQVPVGILLDRYGSKRLLIAASGLLFAAQSAFSLVDSYPAALAARAVLGVGDALVFISVLRVVMSWFPALKQPVMSQVTGMLGGLGAIVSTVPMAAAFHAFGWTPTFAGASLLSLVAGLAVLFLLKDSPYDVSPHRTKQPLSLVRRNLRRAWREPGTRLGLWTHFTTSFSGGTFGLLWGYPFLVQGQGVAPTTAAAMLILPVLAGFCYGPLVGRYAAKFPYYRSWIVLAVIAGSVLMWTIVLAWPGRAPMPVLLLLIVVQAAGGPGSMLGLDYARTFNPTTRFGAANGMVNTGGFIAMLICIGMVGILLDASSGGAPQTLGDFKIALAFQYVLWTIGTVQILRYRRRARATLARYNPEIYEALRANQIVPLKADTAELTKVS, encoded by the coding sequence GTGACCGAACTCGTCTTCCCCCTGGGCGGTCGGCGAGCCTGGGCGGTGTGGGCCACTGCTGTCTTCACCTACCTGGTCACCGTGCTGCACCGCGGCTCCATGAGCGTCGCGGGTCTACAAGCGGCCGAGCGCTTCCACATCTCCGCCTCCGCGCTGGCGAGCTTCACCGTTGTCCAGTTGACCGTCTATGCCGCGATGCAGGTGCCGGTCGGCATCCTGCTGGACCGGTACGGCTCGAAGCGACTGCTGATCGCGGCCTCAGGTCTGCTGTTCGCCGCGCAGTCAGCGTTCAGCCTGGTCGACTCCTACCCGGCCGCACTCGCTGCCCGGGCAGTCCTCGGCGTCGGGGACGCATTGGTGTTCATCAGCGTGCTCCGGGTCGTTATGTCGTGGTTCCCCGCGCTCAAGCAGCCCGTGATGTCGCAGGTGACCGGCATGCTCGGTGGCCTCGGCGCGATCGTGTCCACGGTGCCGATGGCCGCCGCATTCCACGCGTTCGGCTGGACTCCGACCTTCGCGGGCGCGAGCTTGCTGAGCCTGGTGGCCGGCCTGGCCGTCCTCTTCCTGCTCAAGGACAGCCCGTACGACGTATCGCCGCACCGCACCAAGCAGCCGCTCTCCCTGGTACGCCGGAACCTCCGCCGGGCCTGGCGTGAGCCCGGTACTCGCCTCGGCCTGTGGACTCACTTCACCACCAGCTTCTCGGGTGGCACCTTCGGCCTGCTCTGGGGCTACCCGTTCCTGGTCCAGGGACAAGGCGTTGCACCCACTACGGCCGCCGCGATGCTCATCCTGCCCGTGCTGGCCGGCTTCTGTTACGGCCCGCTGGTCGGCCGGTACGCCGCGAAGTTCCCGTACTACCGTTCCTGGATCGTCCTGGCGGTGATCGCCGGGTCGGTGCTGATGTGGACCATCGTGCTCGCCTGGCCTGGCCGCGCCCCGATGCCGGTACTGCTCCTGCTGATCGTCGTACAGGCGGCCGGCGGTCCTGGGTCGATGCTCGGCCTGGACTACGCGCGGACCTTCAACCCGACGACCCGCTTCGGCGCCGCGAACGGGATGGTCAACACCGGTGGCTTCATCGCGATGCTGATCTGTATCGGCATGGTCGGCATCCTGCTCGACGCCTCGTCCGGTGGTGCTCCGCAGACGCTCGGCGACTTCAAGATCGCGCTGGCGTTCCAGTACGTGCTGTGGACGATCGGCACCGTCCAGATCCTCCGCTACCGCCGCCGCGCCCGCGCGACGCTGGCCCGGTACAACCCGGAGATCTACGAAGCGCTCCGGGCCAACCAGATCGTCCCGCTCAAGGCCGACACGGCCGAGCTCACGAAGGTCAGCTGA
- the pdhA gene encoding pyruvate dehydrogenase (acetyl-transferring) E1 component subunit alpha: MSESVPGLAPEVFAPGEAPVSPTQPVEEVEFVQLLTPEGERVEHPDYSFDLDDEAIKGFYRDMVMVRRIDTEATALQRQGELGLWASLLGQEAAQIGSGRALHTNDMVFPTYREHGVAWCKGVNPLNLLGLFRGVDQGAWDPRDNNFHLYTIVIGAQTLHATGYAMGQQRDHAVGDENGEATIAYFGDGASSQGDVNEAFIYASVFNAPVVFFCQNNQWAISEPIDRQTRIPLYQRAAGFGFPGVRVDGNDVLATYAVTQQALKRAREGSGPTLVEAYTYRMGAHTTSDDPTKYRLSEDLEYWKLKDPIERVKAYLARSIGVEHEFFEQIEAEADQVAATLRAGCLAMPDPKMTDFFEHAYVEQTPQLVEQRAQYDAYAASFEGEQ; this comes from the coding sequence GTGAGTGAGTCGGTGCCGGGCCTTGCCCCGGAAGTGTTCGCGCCCGGTGAGGCGCCGGTCAGTCCCACCCAGCCTGTCGAGGAGGTGGAGTTCGTCCAGCTGCTGACGCCCGAAGGTGAGCGCGTCGAGCACCCGGACTACTCCTTCGACCTCGACGACGAGGCGATCAAGGGCTTCTACCGCGACATGGTGATGGTTCGCCGGATCGACACCGAGGCGACCGCGCTACAACGGCAGGGCGAGCTGGGCCTGTGGGCCTCGCTGCTCGGGCAGGAAGCCGCCCAGATCGGCTCCGGCCGCGCACTGCACACCAATGACATGGTCTTCCCGACCTACCGCGAGCACGGCGTCGCCTGGTGCAAGGGCGTGAACCCGCTCAACCTGCTTGGCCTGTTCCGCGGCGTCGACCAGGGCGCTTGGGACCCGCGCGACAACAACTTCCACCTCTACACGATCGTGATCGGCGCTCAGACGCTGCACGCGACCGGGTACGCGATGGGGCAGCAGCGCGACCACGCGGTCGGCGACGAGAACGGCGAGGCGACGATCGCGTACTTCGGCGACGGCGCCAGCAGCCAGGGCGACGTGAACGAGGCCTTCATCTACGCCTCGGTCTTCAACGCGCCGGTGGTGTTCTTCTGCCAGAACAACCAGTGGGCCATCTCGGAGCCGATCGACCGGCAGACCCGGATCCCGCTGTACCAGCGCGCGGCCGGCTTCGGTTTCCCCGGCGTCCGCGTCGACGGCAACGACGTACTGGCGACGTACGCGGTCACCCAGCAGGCGCTCAAGCGCGCTCGTGAGGGCAGCGGCCCGACGCTGGTCGAGGCGTACACGTACCGGATGGGCGCCCACACCACCTCCGACGACCCGACGAAGTACCGGCTGTCGGAGGACCTGGAGTACTGGAAGCTGAAGGACCCGATCGAGCGCGTGAAGGCCTACCTGGCCCGCTCGATCGGTGTCGAGCACGAGTTCTTCGAGCAGATCGAGGCCGAGGCCGACCAGGTCGCCGCGACCCTGCGCGCGGGCTGCCTGGCGATGCCCGACCCGAAGATGACCGACTTCTTCGAGCACGCGTACGTCGAGCAGACCCCGCAACTCGTCGAGCAGCGGGCGCAGTACGACGCCTATGCGGCCTCCTTCGAAGGGGAGCAGTGA
- a CDS encoding GntR family transcriptional regulator, with protein MEKIPAAERVYAYVKAAILDRVYPGNELLTEGELAAAVGVSRTPVREALLRLEESGLVKLYPKKGALVLPVLAQEVNDVLEARELIETHAAAKVWPRRKQLAEKLVPLVQEMRDHRKAGDAKSFLVADRVFHEAIVGAAGNEILAKLYNSLRDRQVRMGVPGIEMEPARMDKSIAAHQEMIDALGGNSAKRFRELVIDHIHVAATDLRGGQ; from the coding sequence GTGGAGAAGATCCCCGCGGCGGAGCGCGTCTACGCATATGTGAAGGCAGCGATCCTTGACCGGGTCTACCCGGGCAACGAGCTGCTGACCGAGGGGGAGCTGGCGGCCGCGGTCGGAGTCTCCCGTACTCCGGTCCGCGAGGCGCTGCTCCGGCTGGAGGAATCCGGCCTGGTGAAGCTGTACCCGAAGAAGGGCGCGCTCGTCCTGCCGGTGCTGGCCCAGGAGGTCAACGACGTACTGGAAGCGCGCGAGCTGATCGAGACGCACGCCGCGGCGAAGGTCTGGCCGCGCCGCAAGCAGCTGGCCGAGAAGCTGGTGCCGCTGGTCCAGGAGATGCGCGACCACCGCAAGGCCGGTGACGCGAAGAGCTTCCTGGTCGCCGACCGGGTCTTCCATGAGGCGATCGTCGGTGCCGCGGGCAACGAGATCCTGGCCAAGCTCTACAACAGTCTGCGCGACCGGCAGGTCCGGATGGGCGTGCCCGGGATCGAGATGGAGCCGGCCCGGATGGACAAGTCCATCGCCGCGCACCAGGAGATGATCGACGCGCTCGGCGGCAACAGCGCCAAGCGCTTCCGCGAGCTCGTCATCGACCACATCCACGTCGCTGCGACGGATCTGCGGGGCGGGCAGTGA